A region of Porites lutea chromosome 13, jaPorLute2.1, whole genome shotgun sequence DNA encodes the following proteins:
- the LOC140923112 gene encoding uncharacterized protein — translation MNFVYFLAFLLNTFKCEVFAGNISLNPLSWTFRQFAAWNFKDILNDSCVDSSNQLDETKPHNTTMKELNGNNMTVFRERGDVLTLLERYILTRKTSSGLFMDSSDDGGLHELHLITSATSIGAVCLDGSPPGIYLRNGTGVDKSKWIIFFEGGAWCHDPDTCYERSNTELGSSKCFPRYLRLEGLLSNRACHNPDFYTWTSVFIRYCDGASFTGDRAHPLEVNNRKLYFRGRRILDAVLDEFLRRGINHASEIIVGGRSAGALTAMIHSDYIRKRFQRATNASFRVLSDAGFFVDAPSLNGSEIIQSVFRQAYSLHNSSMSFNRGCVRAQKCKKEWRCFFPQYLIPFLSSPIFLVNSLYDLWQIAFLSNVPCVLKLNTCNTSELSYIMSFRDKTLQALRSVFNADTTAVFADACFVHTQTVMNDLWTNIRVRNITIAQAFADWYDGHVLNRFGIDDPYPSNPSCPKDYHI, via the coding sequence atgaattttgtttattttctcgcGTTTTTACTTAACACCTTCAAATGCGAAGTATTTGCTggaaatatttctttgaatCCTTTATCGTGGACTTTTCGACAATTTGCTGCGTGGAACTTTAAAGACATCCTAAATGATTCGTGTGTTGACAGCAGTAATCAATTAGACGAAACAAAGCCCCACAATACAACAATGAAGGAACTGAATGGAAACAATATGACGGTATTCAGGGAGAGGGGAGATGTTTTGACGCTATTAGAACGATATATTCTCACAAGAAAAACTAGTTCAGGTCTATTTATGGATTCCAGCGATGATGGTGGACTTCACGAACTTCACCTTATAACAAGTGCGACCTCCATCGGAGCGGTTTGTCTAGATGGTTCCCCCCCTGGAATATACCTTCGCAATGGAACAGGCGTGGACAAATCAAAGTGGATTATATTTTTCGAGGGTGGGGCTTGGTGTCATGATCCCGACACGTGCTACGAACGCTCTAACACAGAGCTTGGCTCGTCTAAATGTTTCCCCCGGTATCTTCGTCTCGAAGGTTTGCTCTCTAATCGGGCCTGTCACAATCCTGATTTCTATACCTGGACGTCTGTGTTTATTCGTTACTGTGACGGAGCTTCTTTCACCGGAGATCGCGCCCACCCTCTCGAAGTCAACAACAGAAAGCTCTATTTCCGAGGGCGACGAATACTTGACGCAGTTCTTGACGAGTTTTTACGAAGAGGAATCAATCACGCTTCCGAGATCATCGTGGGCGGTCGCTCAGCCGGCGCTCTTACGGCGATGATACACTCCGATTACATTCGAAAGCGTTTTCAACGCGCAACAAACGCTTCTTTCCGAGTGCTTTCAGACGCGGGATTCTTCGTGGATGCACCATCTCTTAATGGAAGCGAAATAATTCAGTCCGTATTTCGTCAGGCGTATTCGTTGCATAATTCTTCTATGAGTTTTAACCGCGGTTGTGTACGCGCGCAAAAGTGCAAAAAAGAATGGCGATGCTTTTTCCCGCAGTATTTGATTCCCTTTCTCTCGTCACCGATTTTTCTAGTTAATTCCTTGTACGATTTATGGCAGATCGCCTTCTTGTCTAATGTTCCTTGCGTTCTAAAACTGAACACTTGTAACACCTCGGAGTTATCATACATTATGAGTTTTCGTGATAAAACTTTACAAGCTTTGCGCTCAGTTTTTAACGCAGACACAACAGCAGTTTTTGCTGATGCATGTTTTGTTCACACTCAAACTGTTATGAACGATTTATGGACCAATATTCGGGTACGTAACATTACAATCGCACAAGCATTCGCTGACTGGTATGACGGACATGTCTTAAATAGATTTGGAATTGACGATCCTTATCCCAGTAATCCATCGTGTCCCAAAGATTATCACATATAA
- the LOC140922459 gene encoding uncharacterized protein, translating to MIIKQKKKKKEKQMKKENLSYVMRKKIGAFVWKKNYRIHSIKRPGPGRLLHFLILRVGANSRWGIIRGWALIKFSPFSASIVCLFCNKTINGDKAKAMFLKDYVVENQIDLLAITETWLDLNNQQTANIINELCPLGFAFMHIPRMKNCGGGVGLLYNKCYKIEKQDVTSFLSFEYMEVLLRTPATVLRIGVLYRPPPSTENGLTATMFFNEFPILLERLAVASGHLLLTGDFNFHVDDRTDSLASRFLDLLDSHNLIQHVSGPTHKDNHTLDLMITRACEDIIESWSTLNPHLSDHSAIHSKLSLARPRPPKVKKQYRKIRGVDPIEFRNDVMASTLFSSPACNVNDLCDQYDSELSKVVDVHAPLKTRFVTSRPSAPWYSEEIAAEKRKRRKLERRWRKSGTEADKLQYSDQCSRVRKLLKSSELCDKFADFFCDKIVTIRHQLDTLSTTDAPAFPLIDDAIITCELSEFSPTSEDELSGLVKKIAAKSCSLDPVPASLLRYCIDDILPIIKSVVNLSFNSASLPISMKNAVLSPLLKKPSLDFEIFSNFRPVSNLKFLSKVIEKVAAMRLTNYLCDNDLNESLQSAYKKHHSCETALLRVQNDILKSIDDKQCVVLLLLDLSAAFDTVDHKILLHRLRSRFGIKGKALSWLQSYLTDRSQSVQIDGFTSSVRPLRFGVPQGSVLGPLLYLLYTAPLGDLIRWHDMDFHLYADDTQLERKEFDSNGTEP from the exons atgataataaaacaaaaaaaaaaaaagaaggagaaacaaatgaagaaagaaaatttgagcTACGTAATGCGGAAAAAAATTGGggcatttgtatggaaaaaaaattaccgtATTCATTCGATTAAACGCCCTGGACCAGGACGCTTATTACATTTTTTGATCTTGAGAGTGGGCGCCAATTCGAGGTGGGGGAtaattcgaggctgggcgcttattaaattttcaccattttcagcaagtatagtatgtttattttgcaacaaaacaataaatggtgaTAAGGCTAAGGCTATGTTTTTGAAAGACTATGTGGTTGAGAATCAAATAGACCTGTTGGCGATAACAGAAACTTGGCTAGACTTGAACAATCAACAGACGGCGAACATTATAAATGAACTCTGTCCTCTGGGGTTTGCGTTTATGCATATTCCTCGAATGAAAaattgtggtggtggtgttggtcTACTGTACAATAAATGCTACAAGATCGAGAAACAAGATGTAACCAGCTTCTTATCTTTTGAATACATGGAAGTCTTGCTAAGAACACCCGCTACTGTTCTTAGAATTGGTGTACTTTATCGGCCCCCGCCGTCTACCGAGAATGGACTCACTGCGACTATGTTTTTCAACGAATTTCCTATTTTGCTTGAGCGTCTAGCGGTAGCTAGTGGTCATCTTTTATTGACGGGAGATTTCAATTTCCATGTTGATGATCGCACCGATAGTCTGGCCTCCAGGTTTTTGGATTTACTTGACTCTCATAATTTAATTCAACATGTTTCTGGCCCTACTCATAAGGATAATCACACGCTTGATTTGATGATCACTCGAGCGTGTGAGGACATTATTGAGAGTTGGTCAACCTTGAATCCTCATTTGTCTGACCACTCAGCTATCCATTCAAAACTATCACTTGCCAGGCCACGtccaccaaaagttaaaaaacaatatCGGAAAATTCGTGGTGTTGATCCAATTGAATTTCGCAACGATGTCATGGCTTCCACACTTTTCTCCTCACCTGCATGCAATGTGAATGATTTATGTGATCAATATGATAGTGAATTGAGCAAGGTTGTTGATGTGCATGCTCCATTGAAAACACGCTTTGTAACCTCTCGTCCATCTGCGCCGTGGTATAGTGAGGAAATTGCCGCAGAAAAACGCAAACGTCGTAAATTGGAAAGGCGTTGGCGTAAGTCTGGAACTGAAGCAGATAAGCTGCAATATTCCGATCAGTGTAGTAGAGTTCGTAAGCTCTTGAAATCTTCA GAATTATGTGATAAGTTTGCTGACTTCTTCTGTGACAAAATTGTGACAATCAGGCATCAACTGGATACGCTATCTACTACTGATGCTCCTGCTTTTCCATTGATTGATGACGCCATAATTACATGTGAATTAAGCGAATTTTCTCCCACCTCAGAGGATGAACTTTCTGGTCTAGTGAAAAAAATCGCCGCCAAATCGTGTTCTCTTGATCCTGTACCTGCTTCTCTTTTACGCTATTGTATCGACGATATACTACCTATTATTAAAAGCGTCGTAAACCTCTCATTCAATTCAGCTTCATTGCCAATTTCCATGAAGAATGCAGTGTTGTCTCCTCTACTGAAGAAACCGTCCCTagactttgaaatcttttctaacTTTCGACCTGTATCTAACCTGAAGTTTTTGtctaaagttattgaaaaagttGCAGCCATGCGTCTGACGAATTATTTGTGTGATAACGACCTGAATGAAAGTCTCCAGTCTGCTTATAAGAAACACCACAGTTGTGAGACAGCGCTTCTAcgagttcaaaatgatatactGAAATCAATCGATGATAAACAATGCGTCGTTCTCTTGCTGCTAGACCTATCAGCAGCCTTCGACACCGTCGATCATAAGATATTGTTACACAGACTGCGATCCAGGTTTGGTATAAAAGGAAAGGCGCTTTCGTGGCTTCAGTCTTATCTTACGGATCGCTCCCAGTCAGTTCAGATTGATGGATTTACCTCTTCAGTTCGTCCGCTCAGATTTGGTGTACCCCAGGGGTCCGTGTTGGGTCCGCTGCTGTATCTGCTGTACACGGCCCCACTAGGTGACCTAATACGATGGCATGACATGGACTTCCACctatatgctgatgatactcaact TGAGAGGAAAGAGTTTGATAGTAATGGCACAGAACCGTAA
- the LOC140922735 gene encoding uncharacterized protein, with protein MDDDEIQLVQVTVRSAGSPILNRKRKRKESLPPQITTCTETPSSDDIVYKAAQLKRRLAFCEKEQQELTKRFREIEEQLTKEQSSALDVKLEDSEKSSPLICVGDNSDDDVVFILPEDYSPLKRRKLDDDKKAEKTVENVEKKDVSITYFRPATNLPHARENCSIHKFVQSNVTSSTVSCNEKYCEQCYCYVCDAPVRECDTWKTGTNPHCNGYAKNSFWEKLRKMAKRKMNAVQDSLLKCLPADEQTESLKAAAEQVTGLLETLRSELNDSSNNFNSRPSFSRCDCDCHYDSDDSYDRYEGEGCMACYDEHESRCAFDDWPLFGRYSRWNFSISSNVSSTVSKANDFLKSNQPGQAAVVLDALTVLLLAADNERNYWPSGEISSVLRSVRKAWIEVLMHPDLPKNVEDKVRERLKTSIDGALICSPESTGLKVILEMKKWNDEAMVKCLAGKLGDECITEDEEVVEARIAFFEKRKRFLDALSYMMSCKMKSRSSFGYYNSICSSTNGQKLANISNYRYKFILFLVKTGKIDQALNVITMPPSAVLPNDVLNTTSKASIGSVNNPQIALRSISFLTMKEIIIAMINDANSAEPEKLPSPQVISEEKLRRVLVLLLTGAQVNPALRSETAMEWSINSLCESSLSNNLSKDVRQKFVKEAEQIVSKAKGSLLDPLEIKPPFKGPFKVFVVDLFAALAGTISGMTNMHYQPNLTQSVLQAFKRKNLNWACLSLVLSPNLADKTTHSMLSFVLENLIKPLGSSCIPLEVYRRWIKKVPDVHGIDKNFEIALCMYKEGKKQKGSSLCSDAVSLVKDIIGIMDAFLDVNKSQHSGKDTLATVIKKIRKEFGFAIKDDEWKLTTFTFKNQPTYENFESVRSSCKKEKWPQLRTSLLDFLKKRRASHTVYCIDVFARCFMFSEVKLALTASGFPTNYPNICEKIKQTLSKLQKDDGCRLAEVCSDWLGQTLCKAAFGSWRHSNYSYIPESMLSCLKAIADVKMEAFTKILSTAILEVAKVFSNNTVQAKHRSDLERWLKDIKNLYSSKRQLTEWSWAFHFLTTGHLKRKPAVIRQLKNSNSLMAGTVPHHQLLKIQAANTPAANNPSDKPAQQHTVARTQSGYKVVSIPSNTSNGKQGSAVRIQSLNTASVASPKKSSSAKPAQVVNIAGSAPCNTSYGKSPQANGNATSKQGNTAVSTPTTSVNGKAVNMARSTPNTSNGKCAAGGKATSKQGNIVSTPTSNTNAKTVNMVGSTPNTSNVRSAQVNPARTSVNVAASTRQNAPVAQLSAVNPVRSSTARIATPTGTNPGNKVQTPTVLLQVGNTTMPTANPNAMPQQVIRLPPNFLANLTGNNTVQNVVISRMPVPHGANVSTRPGSARNTAPSPRPITTVASSASSTSGSVQTASTAVASSSSAAASAKTSKGSRA; from the exons TTGGCATTTTGTGAAAAGGAACAGCAAGAACTTACAAAGAGATTTAGAGAAATTGAGGAACAGTTAACCAAAGAACAGTCTTCTGCCTTGGATGTCAAACTTGAAGATTCTGAAAAAAGCTCCCCTCTGATCTGTGTTGGGGATAacagtgatgatgatgttgtttttattcttcCTGAGGACTATTCTCCTTTGAAAAGAAGGAAGCTTGATGATGACAAGAAAGCTGAGAAAACTGTTGAAAATGTAGAGAAAAAAGATGTCTCTATTACCTACTTTAGACCAGCAACAAATTTGCCACATGCAAGAGAAAACTGTTCAATCCACAAGTTTGTTCAGAGCAACGTAACATCATCGACGGTTTCATGTAATGAGAAGTACTGTGAACAGTGCTATTGTTATGTTTGTGATGCTCCTGTGCGAGAG tgTGACACTTGGAAGACGGGAACCAATCCCCACTGCAATGGATATGCCAAGAATTCATTCTGGGAAAAACTGCGAAAGATGGCCAAGAGAAAAATG AATGCTGTTCAGGACTCTCTATTGAAGTGCTTGCCTGCTGACgagcaaactgaatcattaaaAGCAGCAG CTGAACAAGTTACAGGTCTCTTAGAAACATTGAGGAGTGAACTAAATGACTCATCAAACAACTTCAACTCCAGGCCATCATTCAGTCGATGTGATTGTGACTGCCACTATGACAGTGATGATAGTTATGATAGATATGAAGGAGAAGGCTGTATGGCATGTTATGATGAACATGAGAGCAGGTGTGCTTTTGACGACTGGCCATTATTTGGTCGCTATAGCAG GTGGAACTTCAGTATAAGCAGTAATGTGTCCAGTACAGTGTCTAAAGCCAATGATTTTCTGAAGAGTAACCAGCCTGGCCAGGCAGCTGTGGTTCTTGATGCGCTGACTGTGTTACTGTTAGCTGCTGATAATGAGAG AAATTACTGGCCTTCTGGGGAGATTTCTTCAGTTCTTAGAAG TGTGCGAAAGGCATGGATTGAAGTCTTGATGCATCCTGATCTACCCAAGAATGTGGAAGACAAAGTTAGGGAACGGTTAAAGACTTCAATTGATGGGGCTCTAATTTGTTCACCTGAGTCTACAGGCTTGAAAGT GATTCTTGAAATGAAGAAATGGAATGATGAGGCAATGGTGAAATGTTTAGCTGGTAAACTAGGAGACGAGTGCATCACAGAAGATGAGGAAGTCGTTGAAGCTAGAATAGCATTCTTTGAAAAGAGGAAAAG GTTTTTAGATGCTTTGTCCTACATGATGTCTTGCAAAATGAAAAGCAGATCAAGCTTTGGGTATTATAACTCCATTTGTAGCTCAACAAATGGACAAAAATTAGCAAACATTTCCAACTACAGATACAAGTTTATACTGTTTCTGGTGAAGACAGGAAAGATTGATCAAGCACTGAATGTAATCACTATGCCACCTTCAGCAGTACTACCAAATGATGTTTTGAACACCACCTCCAAAG ctaGTATAGGCAGTGTCAATAATCCACAGATTGCTCTTAGGAGTATCTCGTTCTTAACCATGAAAGAAATCATCATTGCGATGATCAATGATGCCAATTCTGCTGAGCCAGAAAAGCTTCCTTCACCACAAGTTATCTCTGAGGAGAAGCTTAGAAGAGTGCTAGTACTGTTACTTACTGGTGCTCAAGTGAACCCTGCTCTCCGTAGTGAAACAGCTATGGAGTGGTCTATAAACTCACTTTGCGAGTCTTCTTTGTCTAATAACCTTTCCAAGGATGTGAGACAG AAATTTGTTAAAGAAGCAGAACAAATTGTCAGCAAAGCAAAGGGCAGTCTTCTTGACCCACTTGAAATCAAACCACCCTTTAAAGGGCCATTTAAG GTGTTTGTTGTGGACTTATTTGCTGCCCTTGCTGGCACAATTTCTGGTATGACCAACATGCATTATCAACCCAACTTAACACAAAGTGTATTGCAAGCCTTTAAGAGAAAG AACCTGAACTGGGCATGTCTGTCTTTAGTGCTCTCACCCAATCTGGCTGACAAGACGACCCATTCAATGCTTAGTTTTGTGTTAGAAAATCTCATAAAACCTCTTGGAAGTAGCTGCATTCCCCTTGAAGTCTACAGAAG ATGGATTAAAAAGGTGCCAGATGTACATGGTATTGACAAAAATTTTGAGATCGCTCTCTGCATGTATAAAGagggaaaaaagcaaaaag gttcgAGTTTATGCAGCGATGCAGTTTCTCTGGTAAAGGACATAATAGGGATAATGGATGCCTTCTTAGATGTTAACAAAAGCCAGCACTCTGGCAAAGATACTCTTGCAACAGTTATCAAGAAAATCAGGAAAGAA TTTGGATTTGCTATCAAAGATGATGAATGGAAACTAACGACTTTCACTTTCAAGAATCAACCAACGTATGAAAACTTTGAGAGTGTCAGGAGTTCTTGCAA GAAAGAAAAGTGGCCACAGCTACGAACCTCTTTACTTGATTTTCTTAAAAAGCGCCGAGC GTCTCACACAGTCTATTGTATCGATGTCTTCGCCCGTTGCTTCATGTTCAGCGAAGTAAAACTCGCACTTACTGCTTCTGGCTTCCCTACCAATTACCCAAATATCTGTGAAAAG ATCAAACAGACCCTTTCCAAGTTACAGAAAGATGATGGGTGCAGATTGGCGGAggtgtgttctgattggcttggACAGACACTGTGCAAGGCGGCTTTTGGAAGCTGGCGTCATAGTAATTACAGCTAT ATTCCCGAGTCAATGTTATCCTGCCTCAAGGCAATAGCTGATGTCAAGATGGAGGCGTTTACAAAGATCCTGTCAACCGCAATACTTGAAGTTGCCAAG GTATTTTCTAACAATACTGTTCAAGCAAAACATCGGAGCGATCTTGAGCGCTGGTTGAAGGATATCAAG AACTTGTACAGTAGCAAGCGTCAGTTGACAGAGTGGAGCTGGGcctttcattttcttaccaCAGGACATCTCAAACGGAAACCCGCGGTCATCAG GCAGTTGAAAAACAGCAATAGTCTTATGGCAGGGACTGTTCCCCATCACCAGTTGTTGAAAATACAAGCTGCTAATACTCCAGCTGCAAACAACCCCAGTGATAAACCGGCTCAGCAGCACACTGTAGCTCGAACACAATCTGGTTATAAGGTTGTGTCAATACCCAGCAACACTTCCAACGGCAAACAGGGTAGTGCGGTGCGAATACAGTCTTTGAACACCGCGTCTGTGGCTTCACCGAAGAAGAGTTCCAGTGCTAAACCAGCTCAAGTTGTTAACATTGCTGGGTCCGCACCATGCAACACTTCATATGGGAAATCTCCTCAAGCTAATGGCAATGCGACATCAAAACAAGGCAACACTGCCGTGTCCACACCAACAACCAGTGTCAATGGTAAAGCTGTTAATATGGCCCGATCGACACCGAACACTTCAAATGGTAAATGTGCTGCTGGAGGAAAGGCGACCTCAAAACAAGGAAACATTGTATCCACACCAACCAGCAATACTAATGCTAAAACTGTTAACATGGTCGGATCCACACCAAACACCTCAAATGTTAGATCGGCTCAAGTGAATCCTGCCCGTACATCTGTGAACGTGGCCGCATCCACACGACAAAATGCGCCTGTTGCTCAACTTAGTGCAGTGAACCCAGTGCGTTCCAGTACAGCCCGTATAGCCACACCTACAGGCACTAACCCTGGAAACAAAGTGCAAACACCAACAGTGTTATTACAGGTGGGTAACACAACGATGCCTACAGCTAACCCTAATGCCATGCCTCAGCAAGTTATCAGACTTCCTCCAAATTTTCTGGCCAATCTTACGGGCAATAACACTGTTCAAAATGTAGTAATAAGTAGAATGCCCGTCCCGCACGGTGCTAACGTTTCAACTAGACCTGGCTCAGCGAGAAATACTGCACCATCACCTCGGCCCATCACAACTGTAGCATCTTCAGCGTCGAGTACATCTGGTTCAGTTCAAACGGCTTCCACTGCTGTGGCATCATCTTCATCAGCTGCGGCCAGCGCAAAGACTTCAAAAGGGTCACGAGCGTGA